From a single Mus caroli chromosome X, CAROLI_EIJ_v1.1, whole genome shotgun sequence genomic region:
- the Mcts1 gene encoding malignant T-cell-amplified sequence 1 isoform X2, giving the protein MFKKFDEKENVSNCIQLKTSVIKGIKNQLLEQFPGIEPWLNQIMPKKDPVKIVRCHEHIEILTVNGELLFFRQREGPFYPTLRLLHKYPFILPHQQVDKGAIKFVLSGANIMCPGLTSPGAKLYPAAVDTIVAIMAEGKQHALCVGVMKMSAEDIEKVNKGIGIENIHYLNDGLWHMKTYK; this is encoded by the exons ATGTTCAAGAA atttgatgaaaaagaaaatgtgtccaACTGCATCCAGTTGAAAACTTCGGTTATTAAGGGTATTAAAAATCAATTGCTAGAGCAATTTCCAGGTATTGAACCATGGCTTAATCAAATCATGCCTAAGAAAGACCCTGTGAAAATTGTCCGATG CCATGAACACATAGAAATCCTTACAGTAAATGGAGAATTACTGTTTTTTAGACAAAGAGAAGGGCCTTTTTATCCAACTTTAAGATTACTTCATAAAT ATCCTTTTATCTTGCCACATCAGCAGGTTGATAAAGGAGCCATCAAATTTGTACTCAGTGGAGCAAATATCATGTGTCCTGGCTTAACTTCTCCTGGAGCTAAGCTTTATCCTGCTGCAGTAGATACTATTGTT GCAATCATGGCAGAAGGAAAACAACATGCTTTATGTGTGGGTGTCATGAAGATGTCTGCAGAAGATAT tgAGAAAGTAAACAAGGGAATTGGCATTGAAAATATCCATTATCTAAATGATGGTCTGTGGCATATGAAGACATATAAATGA
- the Mcts1 gene encoding malignant T-cell-amplified sequence 1 isoform X1: MGKGRFDEKENVSNCIQLKTSVIKGIKNQLLEQFPGIEPWLNQIMPKKDPVKIVRCHEHIEILTVNGELLFFRQREGPFYPTLRLLHKYPFILPHQQVDKGAIKFVLSGANIMCPGLTSPGAKLYPAAVDTIVAIMAEGKQHALCVGVMKMSAEDIEKVNKGIGIENIHYLNDGLWHMKTYK; this comes from the exons ATGGGCAAAGGAAG atttgatgaaaaagaaaatgtgtccaACTGCATCCAGTTGAAAACTTCGGTTATTAAGGGTATTAAAAATCAATTGCTAGAGCAATTTCCAGGTATTGAACCATGGCTTAATCAAATCATGCCTAAGAAAGACCCTGTGAAAATTGTCCGATG CCATGAACACATAGAAATCCTTACAGTAAATGGAGAATTACTGTTTTTTAGACAAAGAGAAGGGCCTTTTTATCCAACTTTAAGATTACTTCATAAAT ATCCTTTTATCTTGCCACATCAGCAGGTTGATAAAGGAGCCATCAAATTTGTACTCAGTGGAGCAAATATCATGTGTCCTGGCTTAACTTCTCCTGGAGCTAAGCTTTATCCTGCTGCAGTAGATACTATTGTT GCAATCATGGCAGAAGGAAAACAACATGCTTTATGTGTGGGTGTCATGAAGATGTCTGCAGAAGATAT tgAGAAAGTAAACAAGGGAATTGGCATTGAAAATATCCATTATCTAAATGATGGTCTGTGGCATATGAAGACATATAAATGA
- the C1galt1c1 gene encoding C1GALT1-specific chaperone 1, with product MLSESSSFLKGVMLGSIFCALITMLGHIRIGNRMHHHEHHHLQAPNKDDISKISEAERMELSKSFRVYCIVLVKPKDVSLWAAVKETWTKHCDKAEFFSSENVKVFESINMDTNDMWLMMRKAYKYAYDQYRDQYNWFFLARPTTFAVIENLKYFLLKKDQSQPFYLGHTVKSGDLEYVSMDGGIVLSIESMKRLNSLLSVPEKCPEQGGMIWKISEDKQLAVCLKYAGVFAENAEDADGKDVFNTKSVGLFIKEAMTNQPNQVVEGCCSDMAVTFNGLTPNQMHVMMYGVYRLRAFGHVFNDALVFLPPNGSEND from the coding sequence ATGCTTTCAGAAAGCAGTTCCTTTTTGAAGGGTGTGATGCTTGGAAGCATCTTCTGTGCCTTGATCACTATGCTAGGCCACATTAGGATTGGAAACAGAATGCACCACCATGAGCATCACCATCTGCAAGCCCCTAACAAAGACGATATCTCGAAAATTTCAGAGGCCGAACGCATGGAGCTCAGTAAGAGTTTCCGGGTATACTGTATAGTTCTTGTAAAACCCAAAGATGTGAGTCTTTGGGCTGCAGTGAAGGAGACTTGGACCAAACACTGTGACAAAGCAGAATTCTTCAGTTCTGAAAATGTTAAAGTGTTTGAGTCAATTAATATGGACACAAATGACATGTGGTTGATGATGAGGAAAGCTTACAAATATGCTTATGATCAATACAGGGACCAATACAACTGGTTCTTCCTTGCACGCCCCACTACTTTCGCTGTTATTGAAAACCtcaaatattttttgttaaaaaagGATCAATCACAACCTTTCTATCTCGGACACACTGTAAAATCTGGAGACCTTGAATATGTGAGTATGGATGGAGGAATTGTCTTAAGCATAGAATCAATGAAAAGACTCAACAGTCTTCTTAGTGTTCCTGAAAAGTGTCCTGAACAAGGAGGAATGATTTGGAAGATATCTGAAGATAAACAGCTAGCGGTCTGCCTGAAATATGCTGGAGTATTTGCAGAAAATGCCGAAGATGCCGATGGAAAAGATGTGTTTAATACCAAATCTGTTGGCCTTTTCATTAAAGAGGCAATGACTAACCAACCAAACCAGGTAGTAGAAGGATGTTGCTCTGATATGGCTGTTACTTTCAATGGACTGACTCCTAATCAGATGCATGTGATGATGTATGGAGTGTACCGGCTTAGGGCATTTGGACATGTTTTCAATGATGCATTGGTTTTCTTACCTCCAAATGGTTCTGAGAATGACTGA